The region GGTTGCACCTGTCAGCTTGTAGCTTGAAAGCCCCACTTTTTTCATGCCTTCTTCAATGTAGTCAAACATCTTAGTAAACTGTGAAAAGATTAAAGGTCTGTGGCCATTTTCCTTGATTTGCTCCAAAAGATTGGTCAAGAGCTCAAGTTTTCCACTACTTCCTTCATAATCAGGCATAAAGAGGGCTGGGGTATCACAAATCTGTCTGAGGCGTGTAATTCCCGATAAAATTTCAATCTTATTCCGGTTAAACTCACCCTTGTCCATCGATTTAATCTTATCCTGCATGGTTTGCAGCTGGGCCAAGTAAATTACCTTCTGCTCTTCAGTTAATTCACTGTAGTGAACAATTTCAAGCTTTTCAGGTAATTCCTTAAGAACCTCATCTTTTTTCCGCCTCATAATAAAAGGTTTTATAATCCGGGCAATGCTTTCAGAAGGGGTCTTAATGAATTTCTTCTTGTCACCAAATAGGCCAGGCATGACAATGTTGAAGAGGGCCCACATCTCATCAAGTCGATTTTCAATGGGGGTACCACTAATGGCAAAGACCGTGTCGACCTTCAACTGGGCAAGGGCCTTGTTGGTCTTACTTTGGGCATTCTTAACAGTCTGAGCCTCGTCCATCAAAAGGAAGTTAAGCTCCCTTTCCTGGTAGGCATCCAAGTCTTTTAAGAATGAGCCGTAACTTGTAACATAAATCTGGTGGTCATCAGATATTATCTGCTCCCGTAACTTTTTACTGCCCTCAACCACTACAAGATTCATCTGGGGGGCAAACTTCTTAAATTCGCTCTCCCAGTTGTAAATAAGACTTGACGGTGCTACAATCAGGGACTTGTCACAATCTTTCATGCTAGATACCAAAAAGGTAATCGACTGCAAGGTTTTCCCAAGCCCCATATCATCAGCAAGAATCCCTCCCATATGGTGACTGGTCAGCATCTTCATCCACTTAACACCATCAACCTGATAATGTCTAAGATCTGCCTTAATTTCCTCAGGCTGGCTGAAGGGAAACTCCTCTGGATGGGTTAAATCCTTGTAAAGATTCTTAAATTCCTGGGAATATCTTACTGACTTGACTCCCTCAAAAATCCTAGCTATCTGGAAGGTGCGGTAAACTGGAAGGGTTAATTTGCCATCCTTGGTCGCAACAGAATCCCCAAGCTCACTTAGAACCTCCCTAATAGGTTTGAAATTCTTTTTATTAAAGAGGAGAATCTTTCCAGAGTCGGTCACATAGTGGTCTTCATTATTCCTAAGCCTTTTAATGACCTTCTCAAGCTCACTATCGTCAATATCTGAAAAATCAAATTTGATATCAAGCAGATTTCCGCTGGTTGATATCTCTAAATCATCGCTAGCCTCAACCCGAAGGTTTTTAAGACTTGGTGATAAAACAACCTCTCCTAAAAGCTCAAATTCAGGAATTACCTTGGTGAAAAATTCATATAATTTATCATTAAGGGGTCGAATTTGAGATGACTTAAAGCCTCTTGGAAAGCCAAGGCTTGTCATACAGGTAAAAATCTTCTTCTCCATCAAAAGGTCCCTTGAAAAATCAAGTTCTTCAAGCTCCTTAAGGCTTGTTACCTCAAAGTCACCATAGTCAAAGACGATGGATAAATCAAGCCTGGTTGACAAATCAAAGTAGAAAATCGGCTTAAACTTATGAATCCTAAATGATTTATTAGCCTCGACTTGTCCGATAGTTTCAAGGCGTTCAAGGGCCATGGAAAGTTGATCCTTCTCCTTGTAGTCAAAAATCATCTTGGGCTCAAGATTCATCTTCACATCTTCATCAATTATTTTATTGATCCGCTCAAGAAGTTTGGCCTGCTCGATACTTAAAAGATAGAAATAATTTTCAAAATTAATAATTTTTCCCGCGTAAAATTCCTTAAAAGCCTTCCTGAATAATTTAAGGCTTATGTTATCATCTTGGGGCTCAACCTTAAAGGTGAAAAGTCCTGCCTCTGAATCAAGGTCAAGGAAGGAGAAAAAGGTAAGATCTCGAGAGCCTATGGTCAACTTAAAATCATCCAAAAGGTAGGCTTCTTCAAGAATGGGCTCAAGGCTACTTAGGGGGATAACTAGAAAGCGACCGTTTTTTTGGTAGGTTTCATTTTCAACCAGGACTTCTCCTGGCAAAAGCTTAATGAGTAGGCGGATAAAATTCTGCGAATTTTCATCAAAATTACTGATATTAAGCCTTACCAAATAGTCCTTGCCTAATTGATAAAGTTCATTTTTTTCAATGATGCCTAAAAAATGCGGAATATCTTTGACGATATAAGACCTACTAGCCTTGGCTGCCCTAATTTTGATGGTCAAAGCCAGATTGTCCCCATGGTGGAAGAGATGGCCAGAGGATGCTGTATCAAATATTTCAACTCCAAGACTTAGACTATCCTCATAGTCGTCATCAATTTCATTGATTTCCTTCAAGAAATTAGAACCAAAACTAAGTTCCTGATTGAACTTTTGAGTCCTCTCTGCTATTTCTAAAATTTGGTTGGAGCTATTTGACTTTTGATCTTGTTTTAGATACTCCTCAATGGCAGCTATGTGCTGGCAGTATTTTTTGCTGGCAAAAACCTGGCAGCTACAAAAGTCATTCTCCCCGTCCAAATCATAGCTTACAAGCTCTCCGTCAACATTGGCCGACAAAACCATGTCACCCAGGTTGACATCAGTCACCTTATGATTTTCGTATAATTCTATTCCTTCTGCTCTAATATAAGCAGGCATCATTCTACTCATGTTATACACCCTTTGAAAAACCCCGTTTTAATTGTGGATATTATACCATATACCAAGGAAAGTTACCATCATTAGCTTGCTGCAAGCTCAGTCTACAATTTTTCAACTTTTTTGAATGCAAAAAGGAAGGCTAGTAGCCTTCCTTGGGATCTTATTTATTTACTGGAAATAGAACTCGCGAGCAGGGTCAATTCACCTGATATCTGCCAGCTCTTAATGTCATTTGCTAGGATAAAGCTTTGGCCTTTAGCTAGCGGATAGCTGGTTCCTGACACTTGAAGCTTGCCTACTCCTTCAAGAACTGTGACTAGACTATAGGGACTCTTTTGAACAAAGGACATGTCACCTTTAATCACCCATTTTTCAATATTAAAAAATTCTGATTCCAAAAGGCTTGTAATCTGGCCATCAGGATAGGTTGAAATATTGCTTTGAAGGGAATTTTCAAGGGCTGGAACTGTTATAACGTCAAGAGCCTTATCCAGATGGAGTTCCCTTAGATTACCACTGTCATCAGGGCGATCAAAATCATACAGGCGGTAGGTAGTATCACTTGATTGCTGGGTTTCAAGAATTAAAATTCCTGGCCCTATAGCATGGACGGTACCCGATGGAACAAAGAAAAAGTCCCCCTTCTTGACAGGTATCCGCTCAAGGAGGTCGTCCCATCTACCCGCATCCATCATAGCCTTTAATTCTTCCCTTGATTTAGCCTTATGACCATAGATAATCTCAGCTCCTGGGCTAGCATCAATAATATACCAACATTCTGTCTTACCAAGTTCCCCTTCAACCCGTAAACCATAGTCATCGTCTGGATGAACCTGGACACTCAGCCATTCATTGGCATCTAAAATCTTAGTTAAAAGGGGGAAAACAGGGTCTTTGGGATGGCCAAAAAGATCGGGCCTTTTTTTATACAAGACATCTAGGCTAAGTCCTTTAAATTCACCATTTTCGATTACTGATAGGCCATTTTGGTGGGCTGATATGGACCAAGCTTCACCGACCTTCCTAGATGGCAGGTTAAAGCCAAATTCCTCAAGCCTTGCACCTCCCCAAATTTTTTCCTGGAGGGCAGCCCTTAAAAATAACGGTTGTGACATAGTAAACTCCTTTAATTTTGTTAGTGCTTACATTATAACACTTGTTTGAAAGAGTTTACAAAATCTATACCATCTTCTGGACTTTTTCGTAAAGAAGCTGGCAAAAAGCTAGTCCCATGGGAACTAGCTTTTTTATTTTTTATCCACGAAGTAATTTTTTTCTGATTTTTGATGAGAAAATTTCGACTAGGAAAATGAGGAGGAAGAGTCCAATCAAGATTGAACCAACCTGCTTCCAGCGGTAGGCATTCATGGCAAAGATAAGCGGAGCTCCGATACCACCTGCCCCTACTAGACCAAGGATGGTCGCATCCCTTAGGTTCATATCAAAGCGATATAAAAGAAGGGATAGGAAGTCTGGCATAAGTTGTGGGATAACTCCAAAGCGAATTTTTTGGAAGGTAGAGGCACCTGAAGCTTCAAGAGACTCAAGAATTCCCTGGTCCAAATCCTCGATTGTTTCAGTAAACATCTTGGCAATCATTCCGATTGATACAAGGGCTAGGGTCAAAACACCAGCTGACGCCCCAGGACCTGTAACGCGGATGAACATTAGACCGTAGACAAATGATGGGATGGTCCGAATGGCCATATTAAGACCACGCATGACAAAGGCCAAGGGTTTTGGAACGATATTTTTAGCCGAAAGAAAGGCAATCGGTAG is a window of Streptococcaceae bacterium ESL0729 DNA encoding:
- the phnE gene encoding phosphonate ABC transporter, permease protein PhnE encodes the protein METNKKNNSISAVLSQEKSSKKYLLLILLIVVALFVWSLSVIQIKPLSKEGVVIAKNIFSGIINPDLDFLINFTKKGVPYLLVETIAIAVLGTFFGSLLALPIAFLSAKNIVPKPLAFVMRGLNMAIRTIPSFVYGLMFIRVTGPGASAGVLTLALVSIGMIAKMFTETIEDLDQGILESLEASGASTFQKIRFGVIPQLMPDFLSLLLYRFDMNLRDATILGLVGAGGIGAPLIFAMNAYRWKQVGSILIGLFLLIFLVEIFSSKIRKKLLRG
- the manA gene encoding mannose-6-phosphate isomerase, class I codes for the protein MSQPLFLRAALQEKIWGGARLEEFGFNLPSRKVGEAWSISAHQNGLSVIENGEFKGLSLDVLYKKRPDLFGHPKDPVFPLLTKILDANEWLSVQVHPDDDYGLRVEGELGKTECWYIIDASPGAEIIYGHKAKSREELKAMMDAGRWDDLLERIPVKKGDFFFVPSGTVHAIGPGILILETQQSSDTTYRLYDFDRPDDSGNLRELHLDKALDVITVPALENSLQSNISTYPDGQITSLLESEFFNIEKWVIKGDMSFVQKSPYSLVTVLEGVGKLQVSGTSYPLAKGQSFILANDIKSWQISGELTLLASSISSK
- a CDS encoding DEAD/DEAH box helicase; amino-acid sequence: MSRMMPAYIRAEGIELYENHKVTDVNLGDMVLSANVDGELVSYDLDGENDFCSCQVFASKKYCQHIAAIEEYLKQDQKSNSSNQILEIAERTQKFNQELSFGSNFLKEINEIDDDYEDSLSLGVEIFDTASSGHLFHHGDNLALTIKIRAAKASRSYIVKDIPHFLGIIEKNELYQLGKDYLVRLNISNFDENSQNFIRLLIKLLPGEVLVENETYQKNGRFLVIPLSSLEPILEEAYLLDDFKLTIGSRDLTFFSFLDLDSEAGLFTFKVEPQDDNISLKLFRKAFKEFYAGKIINFENYFYLLSIEQAKLLERINKIIDEDVKMNLEPKMIFDYKEKDQLSMALERLETIGQVEANKSFRIHKFKPIFYFDLSTRLDLSIVFDYGDFEVTSLKELEELDFSRDLLMEKKIFTCMTSLGFPRGFKSSQIRPLNDKLYEFFTKVIPEFELLGEVVLSPSLKNLRVEASDDLEISTSGNLLDIKFDFSDIDDSELEKVIKRLRNNEDHYVTDSGKILLFNKKNFKPIREVLSELGDSVATKDGKLTLPVYRTFQIARIFEGVKSVRYSQEFKNLYKDLTHPEEFPFSQPEEIKADLRHYQVDGVKWMKMLTSHHMGGILADDMGLGKTLQSITFLVSSMKDCDKSLIVAPSSLIYNWESEFKKFAPQMNLVVVEGSKKLREQIISDDHQIYVTSYGSFLKDLDAYQERELNFLLMDEAQTVKNAQSKTNKALAQLKVDTVFAISGTPIENRLDEMWALFNIVMPGLFGDKKKFIKTPSESIARIIKPFIMRRKKDEVLKELPEKLEIVHYSELTEEQKVIYLAQLQTMQDKIKSMDKGEFNRNKIEILSGITRLRQICDTPALFMPDYEGSSGKLELLTNLLEQIKENGHRPLIFSQFTKMFDYIEEGMKKVGLSSYKLTGATPAKDRLHMVEAFNAGSRDAFLISLKAGGTGLNLTSADVVILVDLWWNPSVEEQAISRAHRMGQKRTVEVIRLVTRGTIEEKIQEIQSKKQDLITTVLDGGVSNRNITEDEIMEILGLQL